The following DNA comes from Peribacillus sp. FSL E2-0218.
AACCGAATTTAGCGGTTACAAGGGAGCGATCCATCGCCTTGGCTCCAACCAAGCCGGATTCTTCCCCGACCGTGATGATGAATTCGATTGTTCCATGCTCAATATTCTGTTCCTTCAACACTTTAAGCGTTTCTAACATGACCGCTAATCCCGCTTTGTCATCCGCTCCCAAAATGGTCGTACCGTCTGACACTATGTATCCATCCTTAATGGAAGGCTTGATGCCCTGACCAGGAACGACCGTGTCCATATGGGAAGTGAAATAGATGGTATCTACGTTTTTCTTCGTTCCTTTAAGCGTACATATTAAATTGCCTGCACCATGACCGGTAACGGCTGTTGTATCATCTTCAAAAACCTCTACACCTAATGCCGTGAATTTTTCTTTCAGGACTTTGGCGATGGCTGCTTCATTTTTCGTTTCGGAATCAATTTGTACCAATTCCATAAATTCACTTACGATACGTTCTTCATTAATCATAAAATAAAACCTCCAAAAAAGTTTTCCACTTTAATTATACTTCTAAAAGCGGCGCTCCGGCAAATAATGTGACAGTCCATCGCTCCTTCCCTTGCTTTTCAGTTCCAAAAAAATCGTGAGCGAACGTACTTATCGCTCTCTCCCTGCATAGCAGAAAGAGCCCGAACAGATATCGTTCAGGTTCTTTCTCGTACGGATTACAACGGAATATTGCCGTGTTTTTTCCATGGACGCTTTTCTTTTTTGTTGCGGAGCATTTCAAGCGATTGGATGATCTTGATCCTGGTTTCCCGGGGATCAATGACATCATCCACCATACCAAGGCTGGCAGCGACATATGGATTAGCGAATTTCTCCCGGTATTCTTCAATTTTAGCCGCACGAGTAGCTTCTGGATCTTGACTGTTTTGTATCTCACGGGCAAAAATGATATTTGCCGCTCCAGCAGAGCCCATAACCGCAATTTCGGCATTCGGCCAAGCAAACGTAAGATCCGCCCCAATGGACTTACTATTTAGGGCCACATACGCCCCGCCGTATGCTTTACGCAGGATGATCGTCAATTTTGGCACGGTTGCTTCGGAGTATGCATAGAGAAGCTTTGCTCCGTGGCGGATAATCCCGCCATGCTCCTGCTTGACGCCCGGGAAGAATCCTGAAACATCTTCAAATGTAATCAAGGGAATGTTGAATGAGTCACAAAAACGAATGAAGCGGGCAGCCTTATCGGATGAATCAATATCCAGTCCGCCAGCCAACACTTTTGGCTGGTTACAAACAAGCCCCACCGATTTCCCCTTGATTCGGGCCAAGCCAATCACGATATTTTTCGCGAAGCCCTCTTGCACTTCCATGAAGGACCCCTCATCTACGACTTGCTCCAACACTTTCCGAACATCATATGGGCGGATTCCTTCAAAAGGGACAACATCCGTTAAATCGGGACGATAGTCATCTCCATCGTCACTTTCCAGAACCGGCGGCTTTTCTTCATTGTTTTGTGGTAAATAGCTCAGGAGACGTCTAACGTCAGCCAGAACTTGTTCTTCAGATGCGCCTTTGAAATGGGCATTACCGCTAATGGTATTATGTACAGTCGCTCCGCCCAATCCTTCTGATGATATCTTTTCCCCTGTAACCGTCTCAATCACTTTTGGTCCAGTAATGAACATTTGGCTCGTTTTTTCCACCATGAAAACGAAGTCGGTTATCGCTGGGGAATATACGGCTCCTCCTGCACAAGGGCCCATGATAACGGAAATTTGCGGGATGACGCCTGAATAAATCGAGTTACGGTAAAAGATTTGACCATATCCGTCAAGAGAAACTACACCTTCTTGAATGCGCGCCCCGCCAGAATCATTCAATCCGATGAAAGGCGCTCCATTTTCCGCTGCCAAATCCATGACATTGGCAATTTTCAGAGCATGCATTTCTCCCAGTGCTCCGCCAAATACAGTGAAATCCTGTGAAAACAAATAGATATCACGCCCGTTTACTTTTCCATAGCCCGTAACGACCCCTTCTCCCGGCCCTTCTTCCTTTTCCATGCCAAAATTGGTGTTACGATGTTTAATGAAGGGATTAAGTTCGATGAACGATCCCGGATCCACTAAAAGATCGATCCTTTCCCTTGCCGTAAGTTTTCCCTTTTCATGCTGCTTATCGATTCTTTCTTCACCGCCGCCCATTTCTACTTTACGGCGTCTGTCATATAAATCATTGATCGCTCCATAGATGTCGTCTGTCATCCTTGCTCCTCCTTCGGTGATGCTTGTTCACAGAGCTCGTATAATACACCTGCAGTAGATTTGGGGTGAACGAAAGCAACATCCGCTGCGTGCGCTCCCTTCCGCGATGTATTATCGATCATCCGTAATCCTGATTGTTTCAATTCTTCGATTCGGGCTTCGATATCGTCTACTCCAAGGGCGACATGATGGATACCCTCACCACGCTTTTCAATGAATTTAGCAATCGGGCTTTCCGGTGATAACGCTTCCAATAATTCCAAACGGGTATTGCCTGCCATAATAAAGGCCACTTTCACACCTTGGCTTTCGACAGTCTCGATCCCTTCGAGTTCCAACTTCAGCGTTTCCGTGTAAAGCGGCAACGAATCATCCAGTGACTTGACCGCAATGCCGATATGATCGATATTTTTAATCATCATCCATCCCCCTAACCAATATTGGTTGATTCTATTAAAATATGACTAACATTCCAAAGACCTAAGATTCAAAATAATAGGAACATTACACTTTTACTTGTGTCTGCTAAACGTACACGTTAAAATGAAATCAATTAAACTGTTATGAGGGAGAGAGCATATGGGAAACAAAAAAATGAGAAAAATCGTTGTATATTTAATGCTTATCTCAATGATATTAACAACGTTATTGTCGGGTATTGCATTTCTTTTGTAATAGATATCAAATGAAGAGGGGAGCCTAGGCTTCCCTCTTTATTTGATTGCGCCACTCTTCATTGCCAATGTTTTGAAATCCTCGGATGAATGGGTGATCAACACCTTTGTGCCGGCATTCACTTTTTCGTACAAACGTTCCACATCGGATTTATGCATGCGTACACAGCCGTTTGAAATGAATTTACCAATCGAGGAAGGTTGGTTCGTACCATGGATGCCATAGATCCTCCCATCGGTGTTCCTTGCGTCAAATCCAATCCACCTCGACCCCAATGGATTCCTTGGATCGCCGCCGGGGATATTCTTTTTTCGATAATAAGGATTGACGGCTTTGACCTTAATGGTGAATATCCCTTCGGGTGTCAGCTCCTGACTCTTCCCGGTACCGACGGGCAAAATCTCCTTGACCTCATTATCATCGATGAACGCCAATTTGTTGCTGGCTTTATTAATGATGATGAAAGGATTGCCAGGCTTAACCGAGTGAGGTTCGGCATGTACAGATAGCGGCCACAACGAAAACATAAGCATGAAAGAAAGGATCCATCTCATTTGTATCAATTCCTTTACTTTTTTGCTTAGTTTAAGCCAAGTGCCTCTTCTTCATTCGGTGATTGCTAAGTTTGGGCAATCCCTTGAAGGAATGCTTCAGCAATAAATAGCGCTCCATTTCCTTCATGAGCTGCAATAATGCGGCCCTGGATTCAAACTCTTCCCTTGTCTGCGGAAGGGCCATCCCCCTAAAAAAGATCTCCAGCTCTTCAAGCTTGTTCAGATAAATGATGGCCGTATTTTGGGGATGGACGTTTTCGGACAGGTCTTGTATGAAATTCGCCACGATGCCGCTTTGCTTGACGACCAACGGAATATTCGTGACTAGGGGAAGAATACGTTCAATTATTTCAAATTGCTTTTCACGCATTTTGAAATAATGGTAATACAGATCCTCTTCCCTTAGAAAGTGATTCTCCACGTCCCGGAAAGCAAGGCTTTTGGCTTCATTAAGAAGATCGGCCGTTTCAGTGATTTCCTTTCCCCCCCATGTGTGATCATTATCCCGGAGATAACGGACGATCCCCATCAGAATTTCACTGAAGTTCGTTTCGATCCGCTCCTGATAGTCCAGCAGCTTATCATCCACACTAGGCATGTACAGATTCATGACAAGCGCTACCCCGATCCCGACGGCAATCAATATCGTTTCATTCATCACCAAGGAAAAAGTGATGTGTCCCGATCCATATAGATGTAAGATGATGACACAGCTCGTAACGATTCCCTCATTAATCTTCAAGGCAACGGTCGTCGGAATGAAAATCAAAAGAATCAGTCCTATGATCAGCGGATGAAAGGCGATGAATTGAAACATAAGGAAAGAATAGGTCATGGCGATTAAACAAGCTAAAAACCGGTGCCAGGAAGCATACACCGACTTCTTTTTCGTAACCTGGATACATAAAATCGTGATGATTCCCGCAGACGCGAAATTTTCCAGATTAAGCATTTGTGAAATAATGATTGCCAAGGTAGCCCCTAAAGCAGTTTTAATCGTTCTGTATCCGATTTTAAACATTGTTATGTATCACCTGGCTCTTTCGCTATCTATTATAATACTATCAGGATTACAGAATTTTTCACAGTCCTTTGACCTGGAATTTTCCGATATTTCTAAATACATTCCATCAAGAATACGTTATAGGAATAAAATAAAAAAAGGCAACCTACCTGTCACCTTTTTTCTTGATTATATCCTATTTTCTCCACTTATAAAACTTTTTCCAAGAAGTCTTTTGCTCGCTGGCTTTTCGGATTCGAAAAGAATTCATTCGGCGCACTTTCCTCAACGAGCAGGCCCTCATCCAAGAATAGAACGCGATCGGCCACTTCTTTGGCGAATCCCATTTCATGTGTCACGATCAGCATGGTCATTCCTGTATG
Coding sequences within:
- a CDS encoding carboxyl transferase domain-containing protein, which codes for MTDDIYGAINDLYDRRRKVEMGGGEERIDKQHEKGKLTARERIDLLVDPGSFIELNPFIKHRNTNFGMEKEEGPGEGVVTGYGKVNGRDIYLFSQDFTVFGGALGEMHALKIANVMDLAAENGAPFIGLNDSGGARIQEGVVSLDGYGQIFYRNSIYSGVIPQISVIMGPCAGGAVYSPAITDFVFMVEKTSQMFITGPKVIETVTGEKISSEGLGGATVHNTISGNAHFKGASEEQVLADVRRLLSYLPQNNEEKPPVLESDDGDDYRPDLTDVVPFEGIRPYDVRKVLEQVVDEGSFMEVQEGFAKNIVIGLARIKGKSVGLVCNQPKVLAGGLDIDSSDKAARFIRFCDSFNIPLITFEDVSGFFPGVKQEHGGIIRHGAKLLYAYSEATVPKLTIILRKAYGGAYVALNSKSIGADLTFAWPNAEIAVMGSAGAANIIFAREIQNSQDPEATRAAKIEEYREKFANPYVAASLGMVDDVIDPRETRIKIIQSLEMLRNKKEKRPWKKHGNIPL
- the mce gene encoding methylmalonyl-CoA epimerase; translated protein: MMIKNIDHIGIAVKSLDDSLPLYTETLKLELEGIETVESQGVKVAFIMAGNTRLELLEALSPESPIAKFIEKRGEGIHHVALGVDDIEARIEELKQSGLRMIDNTSRKGAHAADVAFVHPKSTAGVLYELCEQASPKEEQG
- the prli42 gene encoding stressosome-associated protein Prli42 codes for the protein MGNKKMRKIVVYLMLISMILTTLLSGIAFLL
- a CDS encoding L,D-transpeptidase, which encodes MRWILSFMLMFSLWPLSVHAEPHSVKPGNPFIIINKASNKLAFIDDNEVKEILPVGTGKSQELTPEGIFTIKVKAVNPYYRKKNIPGGDPRNPLGSRWIGFDARNTDGRIYGIHGTNQPSSIGKFISNGCVRMHKSDVERLYEKVNAGTKVLITHSSEDFKTLAMKSGAIK
- a CDS encoding aromatic acid exporter family protein, with the protein product MFKIGYRTIKTALGATLAIIISQMLNLENFASAGIITILCIQVTKKKSVYASWHRFLACLIAMTYSFLMFQFIAFHPLIIGLILLIFIPTTVALKINEGIVTSCVIILHLYGSGHITFSLVMNETILIAVGIGVALVMNLYMPSVDDKLLDYQERIETNFSEILMGIVRYLRDNDHTWGGKEITETADLLNEAKSLAFRDVENHFLREEDLYYHYFKMREKQFEIIERILPLVTNIPLVVKQSGIVANFIQDLSENVHPQNTAIIYLNKLEELEIFFRGMALPQTREEFESRAALLQLMKEMERYLLLKHSFKGLPKLSNHRMKKRHLA